The following proteins are co-located in the Microplitis demolitor isolate Queensland-Clemson2020A chromosome 3, iyMicDemo2.1a, whole genome shotgun sequence genome:
- the LOC103569769 gene encoding atrial natriuretic peptide-converting enzyme isoform X1, with the protein MTVSMEHKRKSSWDSKISVSTVSTRRFSRAGTPSSILSSDSDIRFTRKLGGQYRCGCCVLAAFLLFLLFSGVSIYLGCEFIHHLLTSDPPSDQVFLASFRVTDGDSFTIELADPSTEAFRIRAREYRDRLNLAFRRSNLRISFIASEVLALDGVENSDLVVHFELRFDPRYQTVQVADVVQVLTKEINSETAKYLVNLTIDPKSLEVQENFAALNAQITMSTTVTTPPTTTTAPSPRSCSSLELTYCKHLPYNITSYPNIFGHRSLSDVEENVIAFRELVDAECYRLAYDFVCQVLQPACVEGTPEATIKLPCRSFCREFWSGCGNRLPDRIKNALDCSNFPEYADEGSCKPKPGCVRDLQNKALSPRICDGIVDCPDLSDEKNCAYCQENHMHCGIGRTCIPTTKRCDGKADCPNGLDEKDCLFLAQSVSSVKNQPIDTPLSAKYTHEGYVIFNEKGTVGKLCIENLNATLPQTEMDTVLQTAAASLCTLLTYNGMSSVEMRTDDEQDVQYVHMEDPLASEISFVRAPCPSKQVMYVRCAELECGIQALKTKTGTKVLNKMAEPGDWPWHVALFKEDSHVCDATLVSTNWLLTTASCFQGQPKAEWSARLGTVRLSSTSPWQQERRIVGMVKSPVEGSTIVLLKLDKPVIVYSDLVRPICLPSSQEFMQLNTSHCNTLGWARNRDLLQRVQLKYSVMEKCENISIASVNGICTDAVYSTDDCNEEELAGAPMICLLPDERRWALAGVSSWRIGCSKSAIERPRLYDKVSSNIAWIKSTIA; encoded by the exons ATGACTGTTTCGATGGAGCACAAAAGAAAGAGTTCATGGGACTcaaag ATTTCCGTGAGCACGGTGAGCACGCGAAGGTTCAGCAGAGCGGGAACTCCGTCTTCAATTTTGTCCTCGGACAGCGACATAAGATTCACGAGGAAACTTGGCGGGCAGTACAGATGTGGATGCTGCGTACTCGCGGCATTTTTGCTCTTTCTCCTTTTTTCTGGAGTCTCTATCTACCTAGGATGTGAGTTTATTC ATCACCTCTTGACGTCAGACCCTCCCTCGGACCAAGTGTTCCTCGCGTCTTTCCGCGTGACAGACGGCGACTCGTTCACAATAGAGTTGGCTGATCCGTCAACTGAAGCTTTCCGTATCCGTGCGAGGGAATATCGTGATAGACTGAATCTTGCTTTCCGCAGGAGCAATCTCAGAATTTCCTTCATTGCTTCTGAAGTTCTTGCACTAGATGG AGTGGAGAACAGTGACCTCGTTGTACACTTCGAGTTACGCTTTGATCCGCGTTATCAGACGGTACAAGTTGCTGATGTCGTCCAAGTGCTGACTAAGGAAATAAACTCCGAGACGGCCAAGTACTTGGTAAACTTGACTATCGACCCCAAGAGTCTCGAGGTCCAGGAGAATTTTGCGGCGCTCAATGCCCAGATAACCATGTCGACAACTGTCACGACTCCCCCAACAACAACAACGGCCCCGTCACCCAGGAGCTGCAGTTCTCTGGAGCTGACTTACTGCAAACATCTTCCCTACAATATCACTTCTTACCCGAACATTTTCGGGCACCGATCTCTCTCTGACGTGGAAGAGAACGTAATAGCCTTCag agAACTTGTTGACGCCGAGTGCTACAGACTGGCTTACGATTTTGTGTGTCAAGTATTGCAGCCAGCGTGTGTTGAAGGAACACCTGAGGCGACGATTAAACTTCCTTGTCGTAGTTTTTGCCGGGAATTTTGGTCTGGTTGCGGCAATCGCTTGCCagatagaattaaaaatgctCTAGATTGTTCAAATTTCCCGGAATATGCCGACGAAGGAAGTTGTAAACCCAAACCAG GCTGCGTGAGAGATTTGCAGAACAAAGCTCTGTCTCCGCGGATTTGCGATGGCATAGTCGACTGCCCAGATTTATCTGATGAAAAAAACTGCGCTTACTGCCAAGAGAATCACATGCACTGCGGAATCGGCAGAACCTGCATTCCAACTACTAAAAGATGTGACGGCAAAGCAGACTGTCCCAATGGATTAGACGAGAAAGATTGCC TATTTTTGGCTCAAAGCGTAAGCTCTGTTAAAAATCAGCCAATAGACACACCTCTGTCGGCGAAATACACTCACGAAGGCTACGTGATATTCAACGAAAAAGGAACTGTTGGAAAACTTTGTATCGAAAATCTGAATGCGACTCTACCCCAAACGGAAATGGATACAGTACTTCAAACAGCGGCAGCTTCTTTGTGCACTCTTTTGACTTATAATGGAATGAGTTCCGTTGAAATGAGAACTGACGACGAACAAGACGTACAGTATGTGCATATGGAGGATCCTTTGGCATCTGAAATATCTTTTGTACGCGCACCCTGTCCAAGTAAACAAGTTATGTATGTTCGTTGTGCTGAACTAG AGTGCGGCATACAGGCACTGAAAACAAAAACAGGCACAAAGGTGCTAAACAAAATGGCTGAGCCGGGAGACTGGCCCTGGCACGTTGCTCTTTTCAAAGAAGATTCCCACGTTTGCGACGCCACGCTGGTGTCCACCAACTGGTTGCTGACGACCGCGTCCTGTTTCCAAGGACAACCGAAGGCCGAGTGGTCAGCGCGACTGGGGACTGTACGACTCTCCAGTACGTCACCCTGGCAGCAGGAGAGACGGATTGTCGGAATGGTAAAGTCTCCTGTCGAAGGCAGCACGATTGTTCTTCTAAAATTAGACAAGCCGGTGATCGTTTACTCCGATCTTGTAAGACCTATTTGTCTGCCTTCGAGTCAAGAATTTATGCAGCTCAATACTTCTCACTGCAACACGCTGGGATGGGCAAGAAATC gaGATTTACTCCAACGCGTTCAGTTAAAGTACAGCGTGATGGAAAAGTGTGAAAATATTAGCATTGCTTCTGTTAATGGAATATGTACTGACGCTGTTTACTCAACAGATGACTGCAAT GAGGAAGAATTAGCTGGGGCTCCAATGATTTGTCTGCTGCCAGATGAGCGAAGATGGGCTTTGGCCGGAGTCAGCAGTTGGCGAATCGGCTGCTCGAAGTCTGCTATCGAGAGACCCAGACTCTACGACAAAGTTTCGTCGAACATTGCTTGGATAAAGTCTACGATCGCTTGA
- the LOC103569769 gene encoding atrial natriuretic peptide-converting enzyme isoform X2 translates to MTVSMEHKRKSSWDSKISVSTVSTRRFSRAGTPSSILSSDSDIRFTRKLGGQYRCGCCVLAAFLLFLLFSGVSIYLGYHLLTSDPPSDQVFLASFRVTDGDSFTIELADPSTEAFRIRAREYRDRLNLAFRRSNLRISFIASEVLALDGVENSDLVVHFELRFDPRYQTVQVADVVQVLTKEINSETAKYLVNLTIDPKSLEVQENFAALNAQITMSTTVTTPPTTTTAPSPRSCSSLELTYCKHLPYNITSYPNIFGHRSLSDVEENVIAFRELVDAECYRLAYDFVCQVLQPACVEGTPEATIKLPCRSFCREFWSGCGNRLPDRIKNALDCSNFPEYADEGSCKPKPGCVRDLQNKALSPRICDGIVDCPDLSDEKNCAYCQENHMHCGIGRTCIPTTKRCDGKADCPNGLDEKDCLFLAQSVSSVKNQPIDTPLSAKYTHEGYVIFNEKGTVGKLCIENLNATLPQTEMDTVLQTAAASLCTLLTYNGMSSVEMRTDDEQDVQYVHMEDPLASEISFVRAPCPSKQVMYVRCAELECGIQALKTKTGTKVLNKMAEPGDWPWHVALFKEDSHVCDATLVSTNWLLTTASCFQGQPKAEWSARLGTVRLSSTSPWQQERRIVGMVKSPVEGSTIVLLKLDKPVIVYSDLVRPICLPSSQEFMQLNTSHCNTLGWARNRDLLQRVQLKYSVMEKCENISIASVNGICTDAVYSTDDCNEEELAGAPMICLLPDERRWALAGVSSWRIGCSKSAIERPRLYDKVSSNIAWIKSTIA, encoded by the exons ATGACTGTTTCGATGGAGCACAAAAGAAAGAGTTCATGGGACTcaaag ATTTCCGTGAGCACGGTGAGCACGCGAAGGTTCAGCAGAGCGGGAACTCCGTCTTCAATTTTGTCCTCGGACAGCGACATAAGATTCACGAGGAAACTTGGCGGGCAGTACAGATGTGGATGCTGCGTACTCGCGGCATTTTTGCTCTTTCTCCTTTTTTCTGGAGTCTCTATCTACCTAGGAT ATCACCTCTTGACGTCAGACCCTCCCTCGGACCAAGTGTTCCTCGCGTCTTTCCGCGTGACAGACGGCGACTCGTTCACAATAGAGTTGGCTGATCCGTCAACTGAAGCTTTCCGTATCCGTGCGAGGGAATATCGTGATAGACTGAATCTTGCTTTCCGCAGGAGCAATCTCAGAATTTCCTTCATTGCTTCTGAAGTTCTTGCACTAGATGG AGTGGAGAACAGTGACCTCGTTGTACACTTCGAGTTACGCTTTGATCCGCGTTATCAGACGGTACAAGTTGCTGATGTCGTCCAAGTGCTGACTAAGGAAATAAACTCCGAGACGGCCAAGTACTTGGTAAACTTGACTATCGACCCCAAGAGTCTCGAGGTCCAGGAGAATTTTGCGGCGCTCAATGCCCAGATAACCATGTCGACAACTGTCACGACTCCCCCAACAACAACAACGGCCCCGTCACCCAGGAGCTGCAGTTCTCTGGAGCTGACTTACTGCAAACATCTTCCCTACAATATCACTTCTTACCCGAACATTTTCGGGCACCGATCTCTCTCTGACGTGGAAGAGAACGTAATAGCCTTCag agAACTTGTTGACGCCGAGTGCTACAGACTGGCTTACGATTTTGTGTGTCAAGTATTGCAGCCAGCGTGTGTTGAAGGAACACCTGAGGCGACGATTAAACTTCCTTGTCGTAGTTTTTGCCGGGAATTTTGGTCTGGTTGCGGCAATCGCTTGCCagatagaattaaaaatgctCTAGATTGTTCAAATTTCCCGGAATATGCCGACGAAGGAAGTTGTAAACCCAAACCAG GCTGCGTGAGAGATTTGCAGAACAAAGCTCTGTCTCCGCGGATTTGCGATGGCATAGTCGACTGCCCAGATTTATCTGATGAAAAAAACTGCGCTTACTGCCAAGAGAATCACATGCACTGCGGAATCGGCAGAACCTGCATTCCAACTACTAAAAGATGTGACGGCAAAGCAGACTGTCCCAATGGATTAGACGAGAAAGATTGCC TATTTTTGGCTCAAAGCGTAAGCTCTGTTAAAAATCAGCCAATAGACACACCTCTGTCGGCGAAATACACTCACGAAGGCTACGTGATATTCAACGAAAAAGGAACTGTTGGAAAACTTTGTATCGAAAATCTGAATGCGACTCTACCCCAAACGGAAATGGATACAGTACTTCAAACAGCGGCAGCTTCTTTGTGCACTCTTTTGACTTATAATGGAATGAGTTCCGTTGAAATGAGAACTGACGACGAACAAGACGTACAGTATGTGCATATGGAGGATCCTTTGGCATCTGAAATATCTTTTGTACGCGCACCCTGTCCAAGTAAACAAGTTATGTATGTTCGTTGTGCTGAACTAG AGTGCGGCATACAGGCACTGAAAACAAAAACAGGCACAAAGGTGCTAAACAAAATGGCTGAGCCGGGAGACTGGCCCTGGCACGTTGCTCTTTTCAAAGAAGATTCCCACGTTTGCGACGCCACGCTGGTGTCCACCAACTGGTTGCTGACGACCGCGTCCTGTTTCCAAGGACAACCGAAGGCCGAGTGGTCAGCGCGACTGGGGACTGTACGACTCTCCAGTACGTCACCCTGGCAGCAGGAGAGACGGATTGTCGGAATGGTAAAGTCTCCTGTCGAAGGCAGCACGATTGTTCTTCTAAAATTAGACAAGCCGGTGATCGTTTACTCCGATCTTGTAAGACCTATTTGTCTGCCTTCGAGTCAAGAATTTATGCAGCTCAATACTTCTCACTGCAACACGCTGGGATGGGCAAGAAATC gaGATTTACTCCAACGCGTTCAGTTAAAGTACAGCGTGATGGAAAAGTGTGAAAATATTAGCATTGCTTCTGTTAATGGAATATGTACTGACGCTGTTTACTCAACAGATGACTGCAAT GAGGAAGAATTAGCTGGGGCTCCAATGATTTGTCTGCTGCCAGATGAGCGAAGATGGGCTTTGGCCGGAGTCAGCAGTTGGCGAATCGGCTGCTCGAAGTCTGCTATCGAGAGACCCAGACTCTACGACAAAGTTTCGTCGAACATTGCTTGGATAAAGTCTACGATCGCTTGA
- the LOC103569769 gene encoding atrial natriuretic peptide-converting enzyme isoform X3, producing the protein MGALSESPAGISVSTVSTRRFSRAGTPSSILSSDSDIRFTRKLGGQYRCGCCVLAAFLLFLLFSGVSIYLGCEFIHHLLTSDPPSDQVFLASFRVTDGDSFTIELADPSTEAFRIRAREYRDRLNLAFRRSNLRISFIASEVLALDGVENSDLVVHFELRFDPRYQTVQVADVVQVLTKEINSETAKYLVNLTIDPKSLEVQENFAALNAQITMSTTVTTPPTTTTAPSPRSCSSLELTYCKHLPYNITSYPNIFGHRSLSDVEENVIAFRELVDAECYRLAYDFVCQVLQPACVEGTPEATIKLPCRSFCREFWSGCGNRLPDRIKNALDCSNFPEYADEGSCKPKPGCVRDLQNKALSPRICDGIVDCPDLSDEKNCAYCQENHMHCGIGRTCIPTTKRCDGKADCPNGLDEKDCLFLAQSVSSVKNQPIDTPLSAKYTHEGYVIFNEKGTVGKLCIENLNATLPQTEMDTVLQTAAASLCTLLTYNGMSSVEMRTDDEQDVQYVHMEDPLASEISFVRAPCPSKQVMYVRCAELECGIQALKTKTGTKVLNKMAEPGDWPWHVALFKEDSHVCDATLVSTNWLLTTASCFQGQPKAEWSARLGTVRLSSTSPWQQERRIVGMVKSPVEGSTIVLLKLDKPVIVYSDLVRPICLPSSQEFMQLNTSHCNTLGWARNRDLLQRVQLKYSVMEKCENISIASVNGICTDAVYSTDDCNEEELAGAPMICLLPDERRWALAGVSSWRIGCSKSAIERPRLYDKVSSNIAWIKSTIA; encoded by the exons ATGGGTGCACTCAGTGAATCGCCAGCTGGG ATTTCCGTGAGCACGGTGAGCACGCGAAGGTTCAGCAGAGCGGGAACTCCGTCTTCAATTTTGTCCTCGGACAGCGACATAAGATTCACGAGGAAACTTGGCGGGCAGTACAGATGTGGATGCTGCGTACTCGCGGCATTTTTGCTCTTTCTCCTTTTTTCTGGAGTCTCTATCTACCTAGGATGTGAGTTTATTC ATCACCTCTTGACGTCAGACCCTCCCTCGGACCAAGTGTTCCTCGCGTCTTTCCGCGTGACAGACGGCGACTCGTTCACAATAGAGTTGGCTGATCCGTCAACTGAAGCTTTCCGTATCCGTGCGAGGGAATATCGTGATAGACTGAATCTTGCTTTCCGCAGGAGCAATCTCAGAATTTCCTTCATTGCTTCTGAAGTTCTTGCACTAGATGG AGTGGAGAACAGTGACCTCGTTGTACACTTCGAGTTACGCTTTGATCCGCGTTATCAGACGGTACAAGTTGCTGATGTCGTCCAAGTGCTGACTAAGGAAATAAACTCCGAGACGGCCAAGTACTTGGTAAACTTGACTATCGACCCCAAGAGTCTCGAGGTCCAGGAGAATTTTGCGGCGCTCAATGCCCAGATAACCATGTCGACAACTGTCACGACTCCCCCAACAACAACAACGGCCCCGTCACCCAGGAGCTGCAGTTCTCTGGAGCTGACTTACTGCAAACATCTTCCCTACAATATCACTTCTTACCCGAACATTTTCGGGCACCGATCTCTCTCTGACGTGGAAGAGAACGTAATAGCCTTCag agAACTTGTTGACGCCGAGTGCTACAGACTGGCTTACGATTTTGTGTGTCAAGTATTGCAGCCAGCGTGTGTTGAAGGAACACCTGAGGCGACGATTAAACTTCCTTGTCGTAGTTTTTGCCGGGAATTTTGGTCTGGTTGCGGCAATCGCTTGCCagatagaattaaaaatgctCTAGATTGTTCAAATTTCCCGGAATATGCCGACGAAGGAAGTTGTAAACCCAAACCAG GCTGCGTGAGAGATTTGCAGAACAAAGCTCTGTCTCCGCGGATTTGCGATGGCATAGTCGACTGCCCAGATTTATCTGATGAAAAAAACTGCGCTTACTGCCAAGAGAATCACATGCACTGCGGAATCGGCAGAACCTGCATTCCAACTACTAAAAGATGTGACGGCAAAGCAGACTGTCCCAATGGATTAGACGAGAAAGATTGCC TATTTTTGGCTCAAAGCGTAAGCTCTGTTAAAAATCAGCCAATAGACACACCTCTGTCGGCGAAATACACTCACGAAGGCTACGTGATATTCAACGAAAAAGGAACTGTTGGAAAACTTTGTATCGAAAATCTGAATGCGACTCTACCCCAAACGGAAATGGATACAGTACTTCAAACAGCGGCAGCTTCTTTGTGCACTCTTTTGACTTATAATGGAATGAGTTCCGTTGAAATGAGAACTGACGACGAACAAGACGTACAGTATGTGCATATGGAGGATCCTTTGGCATCTGAAATATCTTTTGTACGCGCACCCTGTCCAAGTAAACAAGTTATGTATGTTCGTTGTGCTGAACTAG AGTGCGGCATACAGGCACTGAAAACAAAAACAGGCACAAAGGTGCTAAACAAAATGGCTGAGCCGGGAGACTGGCCCTGGCACGTTGCTCTTTTCAAAGAAGATTCCCACGTTTGCGACGCCACGCTGGTGTCCACCAACTGGTTGCTGACGACCGCGTCCTGTTTCCAAGGACAACCGAAGGCCGAGTGGTCAGCGCGACTGGGGACTGTACGACTCTCCAGTACGTCACCCTGGCAGCAGGAGAGACGGATTGTCGGAATGGTAAAGTCTCCTGTCGAAGGCAGCACGATTGTTCTTCTAAAATTAGACAAGCCGGTGATCGTTTACTCCGATCTTGTAAGACCTATTTGTCTGCCTTCGAGTCAAGAATTTATGCAGCTCAATACTTCTCACTGCAACACGCTGGGATGGGCAAGAAATC gaGATTTACTCCAACGCGTTCAGTTAAAGTACAGCGTGATGGAAAAGTGTGAAAATATTAGCATTGCTTCTGTTAATGGAATATGTACTGACGCTGTTTACTCAACAGATGACTGCAAT GAGGAAGAATTAGCTGGGGCTCCAATGATTTGTCTGCTGCCAGATGAGCGAAGATGGGCTTTGGCCGGAGTCAGCAGTTGGCGAATCGGCTGCTCGAAGTCTGCTATCGAGAGACCCAGACTCTACGACAAAGTTTCGTCGAACATTGCTTGGATAAAGTCTACGATCGCTTGA
- the LOC103569769 gene encoding atrial natriuretic peptide-converting enzyme isoform X4, with protein MIDLYSGETRPCHTYHHLLTSDPPSDQVFLASFRVTDGDSFTIELADPSTEAFRIRAREYRDRLNLAFRRSNLRISFIASEVLALDGVENSDLVVHFELRFDPRYQTVQVADVVQVLTKEINSETAKYLVNLTIDPKSLEVQENFAALNAQITMSTTVTTPPTTTTAPSPRSCSSLELTYCKHLPYNITSYPNIFGHRSLSDVEENVIAFRELVDAECYRLAYDFVCQVLQPACVEGTPEATIKLPCRSFCREFWSGCGNRLPDRIKNALDCSNFPEYADEGSCKPKPGCVRDLQNKALSPRICDGIVDCPDLSDEKNCAYCQENHMHCGIGRTCIPTTKRCDGKADCPNGLDEKDCLFLAQSVSSVKNQPIDTPLSAKYTHEGYVIFNEKGTVGKLCIENLNATLPQTEMDTVLQTAAASLCTLLTYNGMSSVEMRTDDEQDVQYVHMEDPLASEISFVRAPCPSKQVMYVRCAELECGIQALKTKTGTKVLNKMAEPGDWPWHVALFKEDSHVCDATLVSTNWLLTTASCFQGQPKAEWSARLGTVRLSSTSPWQQERRIVGMVKSPVEGSTIVLLKLDKPVIVYSDLVRPICLPSSQEFMQLNTSHCNTLGWARNRDLLQRVQLKYSVMEKCENISIASVNGICTDAVYSTDDCNEEELAGAPMICLLPDERRWALAGVSSWRIGCSKSAIERPRLYDKVSSNIAWIKSTIA; from the exons ATGATCGACCTTTACTCTGGAGAAACACGGCCTTGCCATACATACC ATCACCTCTTGACGTCAGACCCTCCCTCGGACCAAGTGTTCCTCGCGTCTTTCCGCGTGACAGACGGCGACTCGTTCACAATAGAGTTGGCTGATCCGTCAACTGAAGCTTTCCGTATCCGTGCGAGGGAATATCGTGATAGACTGAATCTTGCTTTCCGCAGGAGCAATCTCAGAATTTCCTTCATTGCTTCTGAAGTTCTTGCACTAGATGG AGTGGAGAACAGTGACCTCGTTGTACACTTCGAGTTACGCTTTGATCCGCGTTATCAGACGGTACAAGTTGCTGATGTCGTCCAAGTGCTGACTAAGGAAATAAACTCCGAGACGGCCAAGTACTTGGTAAACTTGACTATCGACCCCAAGAGTCTCGAGGTCCAGGAGAATTTTGCGGCGCTCAATGCCCAGATAACCATGTCGACAACTGTCACGACTCCCCCAACAACAACAACGGCCCCGTCACCCAGGAGCTGCAGTTCTCTGGAGCTGACTTACTGCAAACATCTTCCCTACAATATCACTTCTTACCCGAACATTTTCGGGCACCGATCTCTCTCTGACGTGGAAGAGAACGTAATAGCCTTCag agAACTTGTTGACGCCGAGTGCTACAGACTGGCTTACGATTTTGTGTGTCAAGTATTGCAGCCAGCGTGTGTTGAAGGAACACCTGAGGCGACGATTAAACTTCCTTGTCGTAGTTTTTGCCGGGAATTTTGGTCTGGTTGCGGCAATCGCTTGCCagatagaattaaaaatgctCTAGATTGTTCAAATTTCCCGGAATATGCCGACGAAGGAAGTTGTAAACCCAAACCAG GCTGCGTGAGAGATTTGCAGAACAAAGCTCTGTCTCCGCGGATTTGCGATGGCATAGTCGACTGCCCAGATTTATCTGATGAAAAAAACTGCGCTTACTGCCAAGAGAATCACATGCACTGCGGAATCGGCAGAACCTGCATTCCAACTACTAAAAGATGTGACGGCAAAGCAGACTGTCCCAATGGATTAGACGAGAAAGATTGCC TATTTTTGGCTCAAAGCGTAAGCTCTGTTAAAAATCAGCCAATAGACACACCTCTGTCGGCGAAATACACTCACGAAGGCTACGTGATATTCAACGAAAAAGGAACTGTTGGAAAACTTTGTATCGAAAATCTGAATGCGACTCTACCCCAAACGGAAATGGATACAGTACTTCAAACAGCGGCAGCTTCTTTGTGCACTCTTTTGACTTATAATGGAATGAGTTCCGTTGAAATGAGAACTGACGACGAACAAGACGTACAGTATGTGCATATGGAGGATCCTTTGGCATCTGAAATATCTTTTGTACGCGCACCCTGTCCAAGTAAACAAGTTATGTATGTTCGTTGTGCTGAACTAG AGTGCGGCATACAGGCACTGAAAACAAAAACAGGCACAAAGGTGCTAAACAAAATGGCTGAGCCGGGAGACTGGCCCTGGCACGTTGCTCTTTTCAAAGAAGATTCCCACGTTTGCGACGCCACGCTGGTGTCCACCAACTGGTTGCTGACGACCGCGTCCTGTTTCCAAGGACAACCGAAGGCCGAGTGGTCAGCGCGACTGGGGACTGTACGACTCTCCAGTACGTCACCCTGGCAGCAGGAGAGACGGATTGTCGGAATGGTAAAGTCTCCTGTCGAAGGCAGCACGATTGTTCTTCTAAAATTAGACAAGCCGGTGATCGTTTACTCCGATCTTGTAAGACCTATTTGTCTGCCTTCGAGTCAAGAATTTATGCAGCTCAATACTTCTCACTGCAACACGCTGGGATGGGCAAGAAATC gaGATTTACTCCAACGCGTTCAGTTAAAGTACAGCGTGATGGAAAAGTGTGAAAATATTAGCATTGCTTCTGTTAATGGAATATGTACTGACGCTGTTTACTCAACAGATGACTGCAAT GAGGAAGAATTAGCTGGGGCTCCAATGATTTGTCTGCTGCCAGATGAGCGAAGATGGGCTTTGGCCGGAGTCAGCAGTTGGCGAATCGGCTGCTCGAAGTCTGCTATCGAGAGACCCAGACTCTACGACAAAGTTTCGTCGAACATTGCTTGGATAAAGTCTACGATCGCTTGA
- the LOC103569768 gene encoding pyridoxine/pyridoxamine 5'-phosphate oxidase, with product MAVTDQQSDLAFIELRSDDPCDLFKDWHNEANKFTKGSTNVTCLATLAEGNTPRARNLLLRKYNRDGFEFFTDSRGKKSLELSNNSKAAMCIYWVYDSDKNERVSKQVRLEGRVELLPRDQVKEVYDAEPLYCKVRAHLCHQDTAVDWNEMKKRHDELLRQAKLDPEILSMPDHYIGYKLVPTWFDFYFSKDNFIADRIEFLKNDDGIWTNRRIAA from the exons ATGGCAGTTACC gaccAACAATCAGATCTAGCTTTTATCGAATTAAGATCCGATGATCCATGTGATCTATTCAAGGACTGGCATAATGAGGCGAATAAATTCACCAAAGGGTCCACGAATGTGACTTGTCTTGCAACCCTTGCCGA AGGAAATACTCCAAGAGCTAGAAATTTGTTGCTGAGAAAATACAACAGAGATGGCTTTGAATTTTTCACCGACAGCCGCGGAAAAAAATCTTTGGAACtg agcaacAACAGCAAGGCCGCGATGTGCATTTATTGGGTCTACGACAGCGATAAAAATGAGCGAGTTTCCAAACAG GTGAGACTTGAAGGCAGAGTAGAATTATTACCCCGAGACCAAGTTAAAGAAGTTTATGATGCAGAGCCGCTTTATTGTAAAGTTCGCGCTCACTTGTGTCATCAAGACACAGCCGTGGATTGGAACGAGATGAAGAAACGTCATGATGAGTTACTGCGTCAAGCTAAATTAGATCCCGAGATTTTATCCATGCCCGATCATTA CATTGGATACAAGCTGGTTCCTACTTGGTTCGACTTTTACTTTTCGAAAGATAATTTCATTGCAGAtcgaattgaatttttaaaaaatgacgaCGGAATTTGGACAAACAGAAGAATTGCCGCCTGa